GGTGTTCTTCAACAATTCCGGAAGCATCTTTCTCTCGCCGGCGACGACGGCCGAGGTTCGAAACAGTCTCCTGGGAAAGACGGCCAACGGCATCGTGATCGAGAAGGCCGGCGTGACGGTGACGGAAGGCGATCCCGTGACGGCCCTGGCGGGAGTGGCGGCCGCTTCGGCGGACCTCGCGTTCACGACCGATCCGCTCTTCACGAATGCCGCTGCCGGGGACTTTTCGTTCGGGTCGTCGAGTGCGCTTCGTAATGCCGGCGCCGCGCCCGCCCTCTTCCCCGCCTACGATTTCAGCGGCAAGGCGCGCACGACGAGCGCCGCTCCCGACCTCGGGCCCTTGGAACTCTTTTAGAGTCATCGATGCCGCGCGAATATTCCGTCCCGCCAGGCGATGAGGTCCTTGTAGTCCTCGGACAGGCGCGGATGGCGCCAGATACGGCGCGTGGCCGGGCCCATGGGGAGCGAGGGGTGGTCGACGGGGTCCACGCCCTGCATCGCCATGGCGGCCGCGATGTCCGCGAACGAGAAACGCCCCAACAGGTAGGCGCCGCCCGAATCCTTGAGTTTCCGCCGGAGGGATTCCAGGACCTCCCGGTAGTCCTCCTCGTAGCCCGCCGCCGTCTTTCGCCAGACGCCGAATTCCCTGGCGATGTAACGCGCGCCGATGGGCGCCATCCATCGCAACCGGCGGCGGAGGGACCTCGGAACGAAGCGCGGCAGGGCCTCCTCCTGGGCCCCGTCGTCCTTGAGGATGCGGAAGATGGTGAAGGCCCGGGCGCAGTCGAGGGCCTTTTCCGAGAGGCGGTTGATCTCCCGGACTTCCGGCAGGCGGCCTTCCGGAAAGAGGGGTGTTCCGCTCCCGGTGACGTCCACATGGCGGGCGATCTCGAAGGAATCCATGATCCGCGTGTTTCCGGCCGTGAAGGCGGGGACGGTCACGTCGCCGCAAAACCTCCTGAGCCGCCATCGCAGCTCCGGCATGCCGAAAAGGATCAGGTGTTCGTGATAACGATAGGGGATCTTGTGGTGATC
The nucleotide sequence above comes from bacterium. Encoded proteins:
- a CDS encoding glutathione S-transferase N-terminal domain-containing protein; its protein translation is MPELYGIAYSPWTAKARWALDHHKIPYRYHEHLILFGMPELRWRLRRFCGDVTVPAFTAGNTRIMDSFEIARHVDVTGSGTPLFPEGRLPEVREINRLSEKALDCARAFTIFRILKDDGAQEEALPRFVPRSLRRRLRWMAPIGARYIAREFGVWRKTAAGYEEDYREVLESLRRKLKDSGGAYLLGRFSFADIAAAMAMQGVDPVDHPSLPMGPATRRIWRHPRLSEDYKDLIAWRDGIFARHR